From Pan troglodytes isolate AG18354 chromosome 9, NHGRI_mPanTro3-v2.0_pri, whole genome shotgun sequence, the proteins below share one genomic window:
- the LOC466850 gene encoding elongin-B-like translates to MDVFLVIRRRKTTIFTDAKESSTVFELKRVVEGILKRPPDEQRLYKDYQLLDDGKTLGECGFTSQTARPQAPATVGLAFRADDAFEALCIEPFSSPPELLDVMKPQESGSSANEQAVQ, encoded by the coding sequence ATGGACGTGTTCCTCGTGATCCGGCGCCGCAAGACCACCATCTTCACTGACGCCAAGGAGTCCAGCACGGTGTTCGAGCTGAAGCGCGTCGTGGAGGGAATCCTCAAGCGGCCGCCCGACGAGCAGCGGCTGTACAAGGACTACCAACTCTTGGATGATGGCAAGACACTGGGCGAGTGTGGCTTCACCAGCCAAACGGCACGGCCGCAGGCCCCAGCCACAGTGGGGCTGGCCTTCCGGGCAGACGACGCCTTTGAGGCCCTGTGCATCGAGCCGTTCTCCAGCCCGCCCGAGCTGCTCGACGTGATGAAGCCCCAGGAGTCGGGAAGCAGTGCCAATGAACAAGCTGTGCAGTGA